A genomic stretch from Chryseobacterium sp. SNU WT5 includes:
- a CDS encoding methyltransferase domain-containing protein, which produces MALDTTYRTDLEESMDDFSMDNEGLVTALDDIARINQLLGGNAVTLEGVQHLIKDLRKDQTITIMDFGCGSGDMLRMLSKFGTQNNLKFQLIGIDANEATIRHAEKCSTDFKNITYLAEDIFLYDFSKYKIDIALITLTLHHFKDDEILKILRVILNLVKKGIVVNDLQRSKLAYRLFQMIIFIFRLEKMTANDGLISILRGFKKEDLQKFSKQLGLKKYSIKWKWAFRYQWIINK; this is translated from the coding sequence ATGGCTTTAGATACCACGTACAGAACAGATCTTGAAGAATCGATGGATGATTTTTCGATGGATAATGAAGGGTTGGTCACCGCTTTGGATGACATTGCGCGAATTAATCAATTGCTCGGTGGAAACGCTGTGACTTTAGAAGGCGTTCAACATTTAATTAAAGATCTTCGAAAAGACCAAACCATCACCATTATGGATTTTGGTTGTGGAAGTGGCGATATGCTTCGAATGCTTTCAAAATTTGGAACTCAAAATAATCTAAAATTTCAGTTGATCGGCATCGATGCCAACGAAGCGACGATTCGCCACGCTGAAAAATGTTCAACCGATTTTAAAAATATTACCTATCTCGCCGAAGATATTTTTCTTTACGATTTCTCAAAATATAAAATCGATATCGCTTTGATCACTTTGACTTTACATCATTTCAAAGATGATGAAATTCTAAAAATACTGCGTGTTATTTTAAATCTGGTCAAAAAAGGAATCGTCGTCAATGATTTACAGCGAAGTAAATTAGCCTATCGCTTGTTTCAAATGATTATCTTTATTTTCAGATTAGAAAAAATGACCGCGAATGACGGACTGATTTCTATTTTAAGAGGTTTCAAAAAAGAAGATCTACAGAAATTCTCAAAACAATTAGGTCTAAAAAAATACAGCATCAAATGGAAGTGGGCTTTCCGCTACCAATGGATCATTAATAAATAA
- a CDS encoding type III polyketide synthase: protein MSVKIVTVAKQLPKYSRKTSEVLPFLDLWLAGQESRFVRKVKKIFEGAAVDERYSIMDPAEVFTATSFEDKNDIYAREVVILGEQVLDKSLKKTDWDPQSLDYIITVSCTGIMIPSLDAYLINKLNLRQDIVRLPVTEMGCAAGVSGIIYAKNFLQANPGKRAAVIAVESPTATFQLEDFSMANIVSAAIFGDGAACVLLSSEENAEGPEILAEEMYHFYNNEHMMGFKLTNSGLQMILDIEVPDTIGEHFPNIIHPFLAKQNLEIKDIDYLIFHPGGKKIVQMVEGLFSDLGKNIDTTKEILRLYGNMSSATVLYVLEEIINQKPQKGEKGLMLSFGPGFSAQRVLLQW, encoded by the coding sequence ATGAGTGTAAAAATAGTTACGGTTGCCAAGCAACTTCCAAAATATTCCCGAAAAACTTCTGAAGTTTTACCATTTCTTGATCTTTGGTTAGCAGGTCAGGAAAGCCGCTTTGTACGGAAAGTCAAAAAGATTTTTGAAGGTGCCGCAGTTGATGAAAGGTATTCCATTATGGATCCGGCCGAAGTTTTCACTGCAACATCTTTTGAAGATAAAAATGATATTTATGCCCGTGAAGTCGTTATTTTAGGCGAACAAGTTTTGGACAAATCTTTGAAAAAAACCGATTGGGATCCACAATCATTGGACTATATTATCACCGTAAGTTGTACCGGGATTATGATTCCTTCGCTTGATGCTTATCTCATTAATAAATTAAATTTACGCCAGGATATCGTTCGTTTGCCCGTTACCGAAATGGGTTGTGCAGCCGGCGTTTCTGGAATTATTTATGCCAAAAATTTTTTGCAGGCAAATCCGGGGAAACGTGCTGCTGTGATCGCAGTAGAAAGTCCGACCGCAACTTTTCAATTGGAGGATTTCTCAATGGCAAATATTGTGAGTGCAGCGATTTTCGGCGATGGCGCGGCATGTGTGCTTTTATCATCAGAAGAAAACGCAGAAGGTCCGGAAATTCTGGCGGAAGAAATGTATCATTTTTACAACAATGAACACATGATGGGTTTCAAACTGACGAATTCTGGATTGCAAATGATTTTAGATATTGAGGTTCCTGATACAATTGGCGAACATTTTCCAAATATTATTCATCCGTTTTTAGCCAAACAAAATTTAGAAATTAAAGATATTGATTATCTTATTTTTCATCCAGGTGGAAAGAAAATCGTTCAAATGGTAGAAGGTTTATTTTCTGATTTGGGTAAAAACATTGATACGACGAAAGAGATTTTAAGACTGTATGGAAATATGTCGAGCGCGACAGTGCTTTATGTTTTAGAAGAAATTATAAATCAAAAACCGCAGAAAGGTGAGAAAGGTTTAATGTTAAGTTTCGGACCTGGATTTTCTGCACAACGAGTTTTATTGCAATGGTAA
- a CDS encoding SDR family oxidoreductase: MVRRFENTNYWALILGGSSGLGLASAKKLASEGMNICIIHRSSRAEMESINEEFTLIKNQNIQFLSLNKDVLNPEHQQDILTELKTALGSAGKTRCLLHSIAKGNLKPMIGSESESLSTDDFCITLQAMATSLYDWTKLIFNEKLFAADARILAFTSEGSSKPINNYGAVSAAKAALEAISRNIALEFAPFGLRSNCIQAGVTDTRSLQMIPGSEEIKEHTKKRNPFKRLTTPEDVANVVSLLCQDEAAWINGCVIPVDGGEHLS; encoded by the coding sequence ATGGTAAGAAGATTTGAAAATACCAATTATTGGGCTTTAATTCTGGGTGGAAGTTCAGGATTAGGATTAGCTTCTGCAAAAAAATTAGCTTCCGAAGGAATGAATATTTGTATTATTCACCGTAGTTCTCGTGCGGAAATGGAAAGTATCAATGAAGAATTTACTTTAATTAAAAATCAAAATATTCAGTTTTTAAGTTTAAATAAAGACGTTTTAAATCCAGAACATCAACAGGATATTTTAACAGAATTAAAAACCGCTTTAGGTTCAGCTGGAAAAACTCGTTGTCTTTTGCACAGCATTGCTAAAGGAAATTTAAAACCAATGATCGGCTCAGAAAGCGAAAGTCTTTCGACCGATGATTTCTGCATCACGCTTCAGGCGATGGCAACAAGTTTATACGATTGGACGAAATTAATATTCAATGAAAAATTATTTGCAGCAGACGCAAGAATTCTCGCTTTTACAAGTGAAGGAAGTTCAAAACCTATCAATAATTATGGAGCAGTTTCTGCCGCAAAAGCAGCTTTGGAAGCAATCTCCAGAAATATCGCTTTAGAATTTGCACCTTTTGGTTTAAGATCAAATTGTATTCAAGCCGGAGTTACTGATACAAGATCCTTACAAATGATTCCGGGAAGTGAAGAAATAAAAGAACATACTAAAAAGCGCAATCCTTTTAAACGGTTAACAACGCCCGAAGATGTCGCGAATGTGGTGAGTTTATTATGTCAGGATGAAGCCGCTTGGATTAATGGTTGTGTAATTCCCGTCGATGGTGGCGAACATTTAAGTTAA
- a CDS encoding 3-hydroxyacyl-ACP dehydratase FabZ family protein: MNIAEILEKLPYTTPFLFVDDLVSVDENGVTGTFTFKEDLDFYKGHFKTQPITPGVILTETMAQIGLVCLGIFLVGDDLTEESQIGLTATEIEFLKPVFPGEKVTVISEKIYFRFNKLKCKVKMLNEKSEIVCEGTMAGIIK, translated from the coding sequence ATGAATATTGCAGAAATTTTAGAAAAACTACCATACACTACTCCATTTTTATTTGTGGATGATTTGGTTAGCGTTGATGAAAATGGCGTGACCGGAACTTTTACTTTTAAAGAAGATTTAGATTTTTATAAAGGTCATTTTAAAACTCAACCAATTACACCAGGAGTTATCTTAACCGAAACCATGGCACAAATCGGATTGGTTTGTTTAGGTATTTTTCTGGTTGGAGATGATCTGACTGAAGAAAGTCAGATCGGTTTAACTGCAACTGAAATCGAATTTCTAAAACCCGTTTTTCCGGGTGAAAAAGTTACTGTAATCTCAGAGAAAATATATTTTAGATTTAACAAGTTAAAATGCAAAGTGAAAATGTTGAATGAAAAATCAGAGATCGTTTGTGAAGGAACAATGGCGGGAATTATTAAATAG